CCTGCACGGGTACAGAATACCACGAAGAAAGAGCTCACATAAATTTTTGTGAcaaaaatgttttttaaaaatttattttgtgaaCTCCTCCTGCACGAGTATAGAATACCACGAAGAAGGAGCTCACAAAATTTTTATGAGAAAAATGcgattgaaaatttattttggatGTCCCACTTGCGAATTTGacaataatcattttgattaaaatcatttttcataagtggatgGTAAAAATCATTTTTGTTCAGGTGGTAGCTATTCtgattttagaaaataaaacaacgCATTAAATCAAGTGttgacccaaaaataaaattgaatttatAAATTGAAAATGGTCCAAAAGAAGGTGagtccaaaacaatgttgatCCACAAAGAAATTTATATGTAAACTAAATGGACAGTAGCCTCCATTTTCAGACCTATGAGCTCACGTAAAGCCGGCTTTCACCTATGCGGGGATAGAATCCCTCGAAGGTGAGCCCCCAAATCCTCACAACATCTAAATGATTTCCTCGGCACTCAAGCATCAAATGAGAATTCTAAACTAACATTTTGAGATACCAACAATGGAACAAAGACCAAAGGGAAATGTAGAAGAAGGCAAACAAAATAGACAAAAATAACATTCAGGTTTTTATTCTCTCAAAATTAAACCCTCCcctctcctttttcttctcccttgCGGCCcccactctcttttttttccttcaccaAACCAACGCCTCGCTCCCCTATTCCGTTTTCCTTTCACACTCCACTCTCATTTGCCTACTTTTTctttcctcctttcttctttctctgccACCTATCTCCTTCTCACTTTGTTCTCTCAAAACCAAAAATCTCCCCACTTTTTTTCTTCTGCCATGAACTCACTTccccctcttttctttttcctttcttgtGTTAGAGAACACTCAGCATCATCCACATATTCAACATATCTCCAACGGAACAACCTCCAACAAACACTCCATAGCTATCTTGTAACATTTATTCTACTTATCTAGTTTCAGTTTCAAAGTCATAGTAATCTCTTTGTTGTAACTTAGATAAATGTCATATACGTGTTCTTCTATATACACCTGATGTAAACAAAAGAAATATAGAAGAAGAATTATCTTCTCCTTTCAATcttatatggtatcggagctttgaCTCTTAcgagctcaattttttttatcaatggcCACCGACACATCTACCAACATTCCTCCTCCTGTTGCCACCATACCTTCACCTACTGCCACCTATCCTGCTGCTATTGTCCCTTCCAATCCTTCACAAAACTTGATCACCATCAATATTGCCGCACAACTTCCTCTCAAGCTCACCTCTATCAGCTATTTTTCTTGGAAGGCACAGTTCACTGCCTTATTTTTTGGATTGGATCTCCTTGGTTACCTTTATGGAACTTCTGAATGTCCTTCAAAATCAATTGATAGCAATGGCAAGTCTGTTCCCAATCCATAGTATGTGTTATGGTGTCATCAAGATCACCTCATTCTTGTTGCTATTCTTGCATCCTTAAGTGAATCTGTCATCCCTCTGGTCTCATCTACAACATCCAGCAAAAAAGCTTGGACACGTCTTTCGCGACTCTATGCAAAGAGGTCCAACATACATAGCATTCACTTGAAAGACAAACTCTCCATGATCATAACagttgttgattttctcatctcaaTCAAGAAAATTGCTAATGAATTGTCTGCCCTTGGGGCTCCTCCCTCAGATGCCGACCTCCTTCTCTATAGCAGTCGTGGTCTCGGACCTGCCTATAAGGAACTCGTTGTAGATTTACGGACTAGAGATTCTGTGGTACCATTTGAAGAATTGTTTGACAAGATCATTGATCATGAGACTTTCCTCATTCACAATGACACCAACCctgttcctcctcctccaaccgCAAATCTGACCAAATCATCCCGCCCTCCCTACCATTCCTCACCTACTCCCTCTCGTTCTCTTGGTATTCTGCCAACTCCTTCATTCCGACACAAGCCTTCCCGAAATCCTGCCACTGTCGCTGTTTATCAGTTTTGTGACAAACACGGTCATGAAGCCAAAAAATTGTTCAAACTTTTTCCCAACCCGTGACCTTAATGTCCCTCTGCTAATCATATTTCCA
This genomic stretch from Tripterygium wilfordii isolate XIE 37 chromosome 22, ASM1340144v1, whole genome shotgun sequence harbors:
- the LOC119991518 gene encoding uncharacterized protein LOC119991518, yielding MATDTSTNIPPPVATIPSPTATYPAAIVPSNPSQNLITINIAAQLPLKLTSISYFSWKAQFTALFFGLDLLGYLYGTSECPSKSIDSNGKSVPNPYKKAWTRLSRLYAKRSNIHSIHLKDKLSMIITVVDFLISIKKIANELSALGAPPSDADLLLYSSRGLGPAYKELVVDLRTRDSVVPFEELFDKIIDHETFLIHNDTNPVPPPPTANLTKSSRPPYHSSPTPSRSLGILPTPSFRHKPSRNPATVAVYQFCDKHGHEAKKLFKLFPNP